The DNA region GAAGACGTTGTCGAAATCTGTTGCCACGGTAGCCCGATCATCCTCGCGCGCGTGCTCCAATTGGCAATCGACCTGGGAGCGCGCATCGCCGAGCCCGGCGAGTTCACCTTTCGGGCATTCTTCAACAAACGCATCGACCTCGCGCAAGCGCAAGCGGTTCGCGATGTCATCAACGCTCAGACCTGGTATCAGGCGCGAGTCGCAACCAAACAGCTAGAGGGCGAGCTGTCAAAACGGCTTACCCCGCTGAAAGATTTGCTGGTCAAAGTAGTCGTTCATCTCGAGTCCTCGGTCGAGTTTGTAGAAGACGACATTTCTCCTGAGACTGCCTCGGCTCTTCTTGCGAAGCTTGAGCAAGTGATCAACGAGTTGAACGCGATAGCGGTCAGCTTTTCTTTTGGGCGATACTTGAAAGAGGGCTTCGATCTCGCGATCGTCGGGCGTCCGAACGTCGGCAAGTCTTCGGTCTTCAACCGGCTGATCGGCAGCGACCGCGCGATAGTGACCGAGTTGCCGGGGACTACAAGAGACGCGCTTTATGAGAGCACGTCAATCTCAGGCGTTCCCGTCCGGCTCATCGACACGGCAGGTATTCGGGAGACGACCGATCTTGTCGAAAGCATCGGCATCACTCGAAGTCGAAGCGCTATCGCGGACGCCGACATTTCGCTTCTGGTGCTGGATGCCTCTTCTCCATTTGGGAAAGAGGATATCGAACTGCTCGACAGTGTGCCGGAGACGAGACGCATAATCGCGCTAAACAAGACCGACTTGCCGAACACACTCGATG from Acidobacteriota bacterium includes:
- the mnmE gene encoding tRNA uridine-5-carboxymethylaminomethyl(34) synthesis GTPase MnmE; this encodes MFRDDTIAAISTPPGRGGIGMVRLSGPAALELATSILRIESGAPLGTPNLAQFGRVVDPATGEIIDEGIVTYFKAPRSYTGEDVVEICCHGSPIILARVLQLAIDLGARIAEPGEFTFRAFFNKRIDLAQAQAVRDVINAQTWYQARVATKQLEGELSKRLTPLKDLLVKVVVHLESSVEFVEDDISPETASALLAKLEQVINELNAIAVSFSFGRYLKEGFDLAIVGRPNVGKSSVFNRLIGSDRAIVTELPGTTRDALYESTSISGVPVRLIDTAGIRETTDLVESIGITRSRSAIADADISLLVLDASSPFGKEDIELLDSVPETRRIIALNKTDLPNTLDEQIHDETGVHFAQWQDNVVSISALTGSGFDELTAKIFERLAGDAAVERDDIMLTDARQHAAIRKAVELLNDARELMNQRELEEIILLRLHAALVALGEITGETLTEDILGQIFSTFCIGK